Part of the Kamptonema formosum PCC 6407 genome, GTCAAAATAGATAGGCAATCGTCACTTTTTAGATATATCCTATTTCCCACAATAAGGAAAACTACCTGCGAGGAATCAAATATGTTTTCTAATTTAAAACTAAAAAACCGCATTCTAATTGGATATGGTTTACCTATTTTATTTTTAATAAGCTTAGGCTCTCTTCTCTACATAGGTGCTGTTAGTCGAGATGCTATAGATCGGAAAGTAAAGCGTTCTCAAAACACTATTATCAGCATAGGAAATGTAACCCAAAGTCTGTCTATAATGATCCGTAATGTCAGGGGTCAGGTGCTATTTCCCCAAGACATTAGTTACCAAAATAGATATGAATTAGGGTTGGAGAATTTTCGCAAGGCAACCGTTGAACTAGATAATTCTTTTCAAGATAATGAACAGCAAAAGCTGCTGACTATCATGGTGACAGAAATAAATAGCTTAGATAGAATTTCTAAACAAGTGTTCGGATTGGTAAGAAAAGGCGATCTTGGTTATGCTAAAAATCTTACGGGTTCCCTACGGGTAAATGAAATCGATCGGGTACGGGAAGATATTCTCACAAAAGAACTTGCATTTTTAGCAAAAGCATCTCAACAAGAAGAAAACGAAACGCGATCGCTACTGGCATTGATTGTGATTGGTACGGCGGTGTCTGCAATAGGTTCCCTTGCTATTGGTCTTTGGGTTGCGTCGGATATTGGTAGGATGATGAATGGGGTCGCAGATGCGATCGCTACTTCTTCAGTTAAGATTACGGCTACCGTAGACCAGCAAGAACGCACTGCTAGCCAGCAAGCTGCTGCTGTGAGTCAAACCAGCATTACAATGGATGAATTAGGTGCATCCTCACAGACTACAGCCCAGCAAGCGCAATCAGCAGCCGCAGGAGCGCGTCAAGCTTTAAAGTTGTCTGAGGGAGGAACTCAGGCTGTAGAGCGTACTTTGGATGGAATGACGGCGCTGAAAGGGAAAGTGGAAGCGATCGCCAATCAAATTACCCACTTAAATGAGCAAGCTAACCAGATTGGAACTATCTCAGGTTTAGTGAGCGAATTAGCAAACCAAACAAATATGCTAGCTTTGAATGCGGCTGTAGAAGCGGTGCGTGCTGGCGATCGCGGCAAGGGATTTGCTGTTATTGCTAATGAAATTCGTCAATTAGCCGATCGTAGCAAAACCTCAGCCACCAAAATTAATAATCTCGTTGCTGATATTCAAGCTGCGATCGATTTATCTGTAAAAACAACGAATGAAGGCACAAAAACTGTGGATTCGGGGATGGAATTAGCTCAAGGAACGGCAGAAGTTTTTTCCGCTGTCGCTGATGCTATTAACGGTATTGCAGTTAGCACTCAACAAATTTCCCTTACCGCTCAGCAACAAGCACTCGCCGTTGAGCAGGTAGTTGATGCCATGAAAACTATTAATCAGGGAGCAGAAGAAAGCGCGATTGGTATTTCTAAAACGAAAGAAGGTACCGAAGAACTAAACCAAGCTTCCCAGAATCTCAAAGCAGTTTTGTAGTATGAGGGGTAATTGGTAATTGGTAATTGGTAATTGGTAATGGCTAATTGGTAATTGGGAAAGAGACTCCCAATTTTCCCTTTCTTCCTTCTTCCTTCTTCCTTCTTCCTTCTTCCTTCCGTTATAAGATTTCAGCAAATTAATCGGCAAATATTATGAAAATCATGCAAACGGTAATACAAGTTTCTCTTAGCTTTGCTACTTGTCTCTGGCTACAATCCTGTAGCCAGCCATCAGAGGTTATAGCACCACCAACTGCTACTCCATCGTCCAAGAAGATAACTTTAAGCGGTTCGCATACAATCGGATCTATTCTTTTTGAAATAGCCAAGCCCTATGAAACTGCACACCCCGGAGTTAAAATTGATGTGAAAGAAAATGCTACTTGGCGCGGAATTGCAGATGTACGCCAGGGGACTGCGGATATAGGAATGGTTGCTCGCTCGATGAAAGCTGATGAGAAAGACTTATTGGCTTCTACTATTGCTAAAGATGGCATATCAGTAACTATACACAGGGACAATCCAGTTAAAAGTCTGACAAACCAGCAGATTGTTAATATTTACACGGGCAAGATTAAGAATTGGCAAGAAGTAGGTGGGAAAAATCAGCCTATTTTGGTTATCCATCGCTCTGAGGGAGTGGCTGCTTTAGAACCTTTTTTGAATTATTTCAAATTAGAAAAAAGTGCGATTCGCGCTGATGTAGTTGTTACTGAAACGGACGAACTCGTGCAGGCTATGGTTGGGAAACCCGAGTCTATTGGTTTCAGTTCTATTGGTGTTGTAGAATCTATTAAGGACATTAAATTATTACCAATTAACGGAGTCGCCCCCACTAATGAAAATGTTAGTAGTGGTAAATTTCCCATTACTCGCCCTCTGAATGTGGTTACGAAAAATCCTCCTTCAGCTTTGGTAAAGGAGTTTATAGATTTTAGTCTTTCTCAGGAGGCGCAAGCAATTGTTAAACAGAAAAAGTTTGCGCCAGTGAAATGATCTTATTGGTAATTGGTAATTGGTAATTGTAAGAAAGAATTAGGAGTCAAGAGTCATATTCACGATCGCAGTGTATACTTTTTATTTTTGAGGTGAAAGTTTATGAAGATTAGTTATGATTCCGAAATTGATGCTCTCTACATTAGACTTGTAGAAGGTAAGCATCAGTGTCGCACTTTACAGTTAACTGAGGAAATTGCTTTAAATATTGGAGAAAATGAATTATTAGTAGGGATAGAAGTTTTAGATGCTACGGAAGTTTTAGGTGCAGGAAATATCCCTAATGTAGTGCTAGAAAATATATCTTTTACTGTAGCTTAAATAGGGAAGGCGATCGCTATTTGTGCAAGTATCGCTCTCCCTGGTATTCTTACGAAAAGCGTCTTTGTGTAAAGTTAAGCTGTGTCGCTGTTTGTAGCTTGTGGCATCGACTCAATTAACGCCCTTAGCACTTTATTAACTGACTCTGGTGTTGTAAAAACTTGAGCTACATCTTCATCTAAAACCACAACTTTTAATAGTGGCTTTCCCCCACGAGCTGCAAAGCGATTAGGCTTCGCTTTCTTGTAATCAAAGTGATACTCAGCTAGAAGCTCATCATCTGGATTGTGTGAGTCATCAAAAGGCGTTTTGCTCATAATCCTCACGCTCTCTTCGAGTGGCTAAACGGACACTGATAATGCGAATAACTTTATAGCGTTCGGTGAAAGAAATCAACAGCAAGCGATTGTTTTGAGAGTGACCAATAATCATCTCTCGCCTCTCACCCATTGAGTTAGCTTCATCATCAAAAATAACAGCCAAGGAATGAAAGATCGCCCTTCATTAATTTTTACAGATACCTATTGCTCCTGCTTAAGAAAACTTTGTACTATGGCCTCAGCTTCAGCAGGAATCTCCGTCACTAACCGCACTGGAATTGCAGATGTAGAGGCAAATTGTGCATATTCTGGTGTTAGAAATACTGCATATTTCTCAGCATCGGGAGTGAGTTGAGCGGCCATTGCCAAACTAATAGCTTTAATGTAGTTGCGAACGCTAACGGCGCGAACACCGACGACTTCATCCCCTGTCACTGCTGTACTCGGTTTATCTGCTTGATCTAAAGTCGCGCTGGGATCTTTTACGCTCAAATGCGTGCCACCAACAAAACCAACTAGCCATTTCGGAGATGGAATTTTGGAAAATCCTGCGATTTGTTCGATTAAGGCGGGGGTAGTTTTGTCGGCGGAGGCGGCGACTACGAGGGTGGGAACTGCGATCGCACTCAATCCTGTTTCGCCAAATAGTAAAGATGTGGTAGGATTCATCGCGATCGCTCTTTTAATCCGAGGATCGCGTAGTTGATAGCTATCTTGTGGAAGTCCAGCCGC contains:
- a CDS encoding BrnT family toxin — its product is MAVIFDDEANSMGERREMIIGHSQNNRLLLISFTERYKVIRIISVRLATRREREDYEQNAF
- a CDS encoding DUF2283 domain-containing protein, which gives rise to MKISYDSEIDALYIRLVEGKHQCRTLQLTEEIALNIGENELLVGIEVLDATEVLGAGNIPNVVLENISFTVA
- a CDS encoding methyl-accepting chemotaxis protein, which gives rise to MFSNLKLKNRILIGYGLPILFLISLGSLLYIGAVSRDAIDRKVKRSQNTIISIGNVTQSLSIMIRNVRGQVLFPQDISYQNRYELGLENFRKATVELDNSFQDNEQQKLLTIMVTEINSLDRISKQVFGLVRKGDLGYAKNLTGSLRVNEIDRVREDILTKELAFLAKASQQEENETRSLLALIVIGTAVSAIGSLAIGLWVASDIGRMMNGVADAIATSSVKITATVDQQERTASQQAAAVSQTSITMDELGASSQTTAQQAQSAAAGARQALKLSEGGTQAVERTLDGMTALKGKVEAIANQITHLNEQANQIGTISGLVSELANQTNMLALNAAVEAVRAGDRGKGFAVIANEIRQLADRSKTSATKINNLVADIQAAIDLSVKTTNEGTKTVDSGMELAQGTAEVFSAVADAINGIAVSTQQISLTAQQQALAVEQVVDAMKTINQGAEESAIGISKTKEGTEELNQASQNLKAVL
- a CDS encoding phosphate ABC transporter substrate-binding protein — translated: MQTVIQVSLSFATCLWLQSCSQPSEVIAPPTATPSSKKITLSGSHTIGSILFEIAKPYETAHPGVKIDVKENATWRGIADVRQGTADIGMVARSMKADEKDLLASTIAKDGISVTIHRDNPVKSLTNQQIVNIYTGKIKNWQEVGGKNQPILVIHRSEGVAALEPFLNYFKLEKSAIRADVVVTETDELVQAMVGKPESIGFSSIGVVESIKDIKLLPINGVAPTNENVSSGKFPITRPLNVVTKNPPSALVKEFIDFSLSQEAQAIVKQKKFAPVK